The bacterium genome has a window encoding:
- a CDS encoding DUF2062 domain-containing protein yields the protein MLKKLKLLLRNLLLSHVTPKEVAFSFAVGVFISFTPLLGFHTLLAAGLMVLLRKNKVAAIIGVWINNPITLFPMFYAAYETGLFIMGEKKRELSPDSLMNIFNLGKEILIPLSLGGIVLGMVSAICSYFVVCKIYPIILHKKEEWLHRLRDRHEHP from the coding sequence ATGCTTAAAAAATTAAAACTACTTTTGCGCAATCTTCTTTTGTCGCATGTTACTCCCAAAGAAGTAGCTTTTAGCTTTGCTGTAGGTGTATTTATTTCATTTACGCCACTATTGGGGTTTCACACCCTGCTAGCCGCAGGACTTATGGTGTTGCTGCGTAAAAACAAAGTTGCTGCTATTATTGGGGTGTGGATCAACAACCCTATCACCCTTTTTCCCATGTTTTATGCCGCCTATGAAACCGGCCTTTTTATCATGGGAGAAAAAAAACGGGAATTAAGTCCAGATTCCCTCATGAATATCTTTAATTTAGGAAAAGAAATTCTTATACCTCTTTCCCTTGGAGGCATAGTTTTAGGAATGGTTTCTGCTATTTGCAGTTATTTTGTTGTCTGTAAAATTTATCCAATTATTCTTCATAAAAAGGAAGAATGGCTACATCGCTTAAGAGATCGTCATGAACACCCATAA
- a CDS encoding DUF4215 domain-containing protein, whose translation MKLLRYFFTLLTLLISVSAHTQETLTLCATDQLKPGCPDTSFANGAGFVAEDYDVSNPQLTASKVFIDGEKNINITGLSQGKKFLFGFFGGFHHDGIKNTNYSGTIGSLGLTLPVFPLPFFTPQDMLLLTDGTVVISGSAAGNTKKFPVLFGKRSGEINKETIKEDFQLITGAPESTNGGESITSLSVDNENRILGAGTNRQQELPDFETRKVILYRYTRDTEQKWMVDSSFGVNGYKTFDAGLNPLVMKTIVDTQGNIYISGFTTTQISDPSQDNPIAGFIIKIPVEGNATIITKAIDQQQTYFANISIDKNGNILASGYTNNQETKFNDLLISKYDSNLTETSTQILPLDSFFQPSRIIVDSQDNIIFGGFKMDSPFSNKATLIKLKFSTDANNYGFDPNFKDAGISILDFGNSQSLITDLSVDENDNIVAIGNVSSKTDTGKVGGKLLVTRVLNNLCGNGIKEGNEECDDGNTIDKDGCSASCDEENEGSSIPDHAGDGTESGNAHVGGKASGGCSLQSQTMTTSFFGFLLSSLMMGLGLGLMRLAVENKSEK comes from the coding sequence ATGAAATTATTACGTTACTTTTTTACTCTTTTAACCCTTCTTATTTCTGTATCGGCACATACTCAAGAAACGCTGACTCTTTGCGCGACCGATCAGCTTAAACCCGGGTGCCCTGATACCAGTTTTGCAAACGGAGCGGGTTTTGTAGCTGAAGATTATGATGTATCCAATCCACAACTCACAGCTTCCAAAGTATTTATTGATGGAGAAAAAAATATCAATATCACGGGCCTTTCTCAAGGTAAGAAATTTTTATTTGGTTTTTTTGGAGGTTTTCATCATGACGGCATTAAAAATACCAATTACTCGGGTACAATAGGATCTTTGGGCTTAACTCTACCGGTTTTCCCGCTCCCTTTCTTTACACCTCAGGATATGTTGCTCTTAACGGATGGCACTGTTGTTATTAGCGGCTCTGCAGCCGGCAATACAAAAAAATTCCCTGTGCTTTTTGGAAAACGTTCGGGAGAAATTAATAAGGAAACTATAAAAGAAGATTTTCAGTTGATAACAGGTGCACCCGAAAGTACAAACGGGGGTGAATCGATCACTTCTTTGAGTGTTGATAATGAAAATAGAATATTAGGGGCTGGTACTAACAGACAACAGGAGCTGCCTGATTTTGAAACCAGAAAAGTTATTCTTTACCGATATACACGGGATACCGAACAAAAATGGATGGTTGATTCCAGTTTTGGCGTGAATGGATATAAAACGTTTGATGCGGGCCTTAATCCCTTGGTGATGAAAACCATTGTAGATACTCAGGGCAATATTTATATTTCGGGTTTTACAACAACACAAATTTCAGATCCTAGCCAAGACAATCCTATTGCTGGATTTATCATCAAAATCCCTGTTGAAGGTAATGCCACCATCATCACCAAAGCAATTGATCAGCAACAAACTTATTTTGCAAATATTAGTATTGATAAAAACGGTAACATCCTGGCCAGTGGCTATACCAATAACCAGGAAACCAAATTTAATGATCTTTTAATTTCAAAATACGACTCAAATCTAACAGAAACTTCCACCCAGATATTACCTCTTGATTCCTTTTTTCAGCCATCAAGGATAATAGTGGATAGCCAAGATAACATCATTTTTGGTGGCTTTAAAATGGATAGTCCATTTTCTAACAAAGCAACTCTAATAAAATTAAAATTTTCTACCGATGCCAATAACTACGGTTTTGATCCAAATTTTAAAGATGCCGGTATCTCTATTCTTGATTTTGGAAACAGCCAGAGTCTTATTACAGATTTAAGCGTAGATGAAAATGATAATATTGTAGCAATTGGCAATGTTTCTAGCAAAACAGATACTGGTAAAGTGGGTGGTAAGCTTCTTGTAACACGCGTTTTAAACAACCTTTGCGGCAACGGTATTAAAGAAGGTAACGAAGAATGCGATGATGGCAATACTATCGATAAAGACGGGTGCTCAGCAAGCTGCGATGAGGAAAATGAAGGATCGAGCATTCCTGACCATGCAGGCGATGGCACCGAATCGGGAAATGCTCACGTTGGGGGTAAAGCTAGCGGTGGTTGTTCACTGCAAAGTCAAACTATGACTACTTCTTTTTTCGGCTTTTTATTAAGTAGCTTGATGATGGGGCTAGGTTTGGGACTGATGCGACTGGCGGTTGAAAATAAAAGTGAGAAATAA
- a CDS encoding PilZ domain-containing protein produces MLLVLNEKRLSPRASIKTRVILEDEFGQGFLYLMSSNISVSGIFVEAPPLFKNGTRLMLSFLLEENKEPLRFVGEVARYTLPQKGPGRRRKDAVTGMGIHFINSTSDQIRSIENFIYSQNEK; encoded by the coding sequence ATGCTATTAGTTTTAAACGAAAAACGACTTTCTCCCCGAGCCAGTATTAAAACACGTGTGATACTTGAAGATGAATTTGGCCAAGGGTTTTTGTATTTAATGTCATCCAATATTTCGGTATCGGGTATTTTTGTAGAAGCCCCGCCACTGTTTAAAAATGGCACTCGCCTTATGCTATCGTTTCTTTTAGAAGAAAATAAAGAACCTCTACGCTTTGTAGGAGAAGTAGCCCGTTATACACTCCCACAAAAAGGCCCCGGGCGACGCCGCAAAGATGCTGTTACGGGCATGGGTATCCATTTTATCAATTCCACCTCTGATCAAATTAGAAGCATTGAGAACTTCATTTATTCTCAAAATGAAAAGTAA
- a CDS encoding class I SAM-dependent methyltransferase produces MENLHRRTFIKGLLVVWAAFVTKKLWASDLSFNRYLGEGLVKLNPSQPGQGNFAAIYHDPVLKEQFFLFFKNVYTIFPENDFHALIEEGVNTTKTDQEVYLYIQKNLKKVKPFLADLTYSLPSLKVQKEEMARQTFNFIHQGDNIENYLEIGSPGRYISKIKDHLKIKNKIYLLHWAKPTYSPVDIMERGQLTPIGDFIDLNNYEPHLEEHIPMNSVDVVTNYIGFHHSPGERRDAFVDGICNVMKPGGKLLLRDHDVNSPDMERIVALAHDVFNAGLNIPWETNYEEVRHFTSIAEITTYLESRGFKKNGTNQFQPGDPTHNALMEFVKI; encoded by the coding sequence ATGGAAAATCTTCATAGACGTACCTTTATAAAAGGCCTGTTAGTGGTTTGGGCTGCCTTTGTTACCAAAAAACTGTGGGCCAGTGATTTGTCGTTTAACAGATATTTAGGTGAGGGTTTAGTAAAGTTAAACCCTAGTCAACCCGGTCAAGGCAACTTTGCTGCAATTTACCACGATCCTGTTTTAAAAGAACAATTCTTTTTGTTTTTTAAAAATGTTTATACGATTTTCCCAGAAAATGATTTTCATGCTCTTATTGAAGAAGGTGTGAATACTACCAAGACCGACCAAGAGGTGTACCTCTACATTCAGAAGAATTTAAAGAAGGTAAAACCATTTTTAGCCGATCTTACCTATTCGCTTCCGTCCTTAAAAGTCCAAAAAGAAGAAATGGCCCGTCAAACCTTTAATTTTATTCATCAAGGCGATAATATTGAAAATTACCTCGAAATTGGTAGCCCTGGGCGCTACATCAGTAAAATTAAGGATCATCTTAAAATTAAGAATAAAATTTATTTATTGCATTGGGCGAAACCCACGTATTCGCCGGTAGATATTATGGAGCGTGGGCAACTTACGCCCATAGGTGATTTTATTGATTTAAATAATTATGAGCCACACTTAGAAGAGCATATTCCCATGAATAGTGTAGATGTTGTTACCAACTATATTGGTTTTCATCATTCTCCAGGTGAGAGGCGCGATGCCTTCGTAGACGGGATTTGCAATGTTATGAAACCCGGAGGGAAGTTATTATTGCGTGATCATGATGTTAATTCGCCTGATATGGAACGTATTGTGGCTTTGGCTCACGATGTCTTTAATGCAGGGCTTAATATTCCGTGGGAAACTAATTACGAAGAAGTGCGGCATTTTACGTCTATTGCCGAAATTACCACTTATCTTGAATCGCGAGGTTTTAAAAAGAATGGGACCAACCAGTTTCAACCGGGCGACCCCACTCATAATGCTTTAATGGAGTTTGTAAAAATATAA
- the pal gene encoding peptidoglycan-associated lipoprotein Pal — protein MSFKKGLLFLVLILAVSGVACQKKGSDSANNLNRIHFDYDSSSISPSQVKVIDSNIKYLKKHTATNIVVEGHCDERGTNEYNLALGDQRAEAAKDYMERKGVSEKRIRTVSYGEERPVDKGKSEASYYKNRRDEFVRR, from the coding sequence ATGAGTTTTAAAAAAGGGTTATTATTTTTAGTTTTAATTCTAGCGGTTTCCGGTGTTGCTTGTCAAAAAAAGGGTAGTGATTCGGCCAACAATTTAAACCGTATTCATTTTGATTATGATTCTTCTTCTATAAGCCCCAGCCAGGTTAAAGTGATCGACAGTAATATTAAGTATCTTAAAAAGCACACAGCAACCAATATTGTGGTTGAAGGTCATTGTGATGAACGTGGTACCAACGAATACAATTTGGCGTTAGGTGATCAACGCGCCGAAGCCGCAAAAGATTACATGGAACGCAAGGGTGTTTCTGAAAAGCGTATTCGTACTGTAAGCTACGGTGAAGAACGCCCAGTAGATAAAGGTAAAAGCGAAGCATCATACTACAAAAACCGTCGTGACGAATTTGTAAGAAGATAA
- a CDS encoding FAD-binding oxidoreductase, with amino-acid sequence MKIFHSAKLHQFFSIFIIFIFLLLAHTIQAGPIINDITGLNPIEVNREIAPHSISEIQEAVKNWDGKISIGGGRFSMGGQTASENALFINMREFNKVISFDASQKTITVEPGITWHKIQEYIDPHNLSVRIMQTYSNFTVGGSISVNVHGRYMGEGPLVKSLQSIKVVLADGSLVSASPTENSELFYACAGGMGGMGVIVEATLGLADNVKVRREDKKMDTTAYKDFFFKNVRGNSDVIFHNGDIYPPHYNHVRAVSWKKTDENLTVTDRLIPQNDSYPMEKTFMWLVSKGNTGKWIRQYIVDPLYYAYTGHPVKWRNHEASYDAFELAPISGNDFSYVLQEYFVPVEKFDSFVPLMRAVFEKYDVNVVNVSIRHAYADPGALLAWARGETFAFVVYYKQGTSEENKAIVGKWTREMIDAVLTVDGRYYLPYQPHATEEQFHKAYPNASRFFELKKHYDPNYKFTNKLWDKYYHNL; translated from the coding sequence ATGAAGATTTTCCATTCCGCTAAATTACACCAATTTTTTTCAATATTCATTATTTTTATATTTTTATTATTAGCACACACCATACAAGCAGGGCCCATTATTAACGATATTACGGGACTTAATCCTATAGAGGTAAATCGAGAAATTGCGCCACACTCCATTTCTGAAATCCAGGAAGCTGTTAAAAATTGGGATGGAAAAATATCAATAGGCGGTGGACGTTTTAGCATGGGGGGTCAAACCGCTTCAGAAAATGCACTTTTCATCAATATGCGCGAATTTAACAAAGTTATCTCCTTTGATGCCTCTCAAAAAACCATAACCGTAGAACCCGGTATTACCTGGCATAAAATTCAGGAATATATCGACCCTCATAATCTCTCAGTGCGCATCATGCAAACCTACAGCAATTTTACAGTAGGTGGCTCCATCAGCGTGAATGTTCATGGACGATATATGGGCGAAGGGCCTCTTGTAAAATCATTACAATCTATCAAAGTAGTTTTAGCTGATGGATCTCTTGTAAGTGCTAGCCCCACTGAAAATAGCGAACTTTTCTACGCCTGTGCCGGCGGCATGGGTGGCATGGGTGTTATTGTAGAGGCCACATTAGGCTTAGCTGATAATGTTAAGGTAAGACGCGAAGATAAAAAAATGGATACTACCGCGTATAAAGATTTCTTTTTTAAAAATGTACGGGGTAATAGCGATGTCATTTTTCATAATGGGGATATTTACCCGCCACATTATAACCACGTACGCGCTGTGAGTTGGAAAAAAACAGACGAAAATCTTACCGTTACCGACCGTTTAATACCGCAAAATGATTCATACCCTATGGAAAAAACTTTTATGTGGCTTGTTTCCAAAGGAAATACTGGAAAATGGATTCGTCAATATATTGTAGACCCGCTCTATTATGCCTACACAGGCCATCCCGTTAAATGGCGCAATCATGAAGCTAGTTACGATGCTTTTGAATTAGCACCTATTTCTGGAAATGATTTTTCGTATGTATTACAGGAATATTTTGTGCCTGTTGAAAAATTTGATTCTTTTGTACCCTTGATGCGCGCCGTTTTTGAAAAATACGATGTTAACGTTGTTAATGTTTCTATCCGACATGCTTATGCCGATCCGGGCGCCTTATTAGCCTGGGCCAGAGGCGAAACATTTGCCTTTGTAGTGTATTATAAGCAAGGAACAAGCGAGGAAAATAAAGCAATAGTAGGAAAATGGACCAGAGAAATGATTGATGCGGTACTGACAGTAGATGGACGTTATTACTTACCTTACCAGCCTCACGCTACAGAAGAGCAATTTCACAAGGCTTATCCTAACGCATCCCGTTTTTTTGAACTTAAAAAGCACTACGATCCCAATTATAAATTTACCAACAAGCTTTGGGATAAATATTATCATAACCTATGA
- the gyrB gene encoding DNA topoisomerase (ATP-hydrolyzing) subunit B, whose product MTQTAQDYNASSIKILEGLDAVRKRPAMYIGSTSGRGLHHLVYEVVDNSIDEALAGFCNEVSVTIHIDGAITVEDNGRGIPVDIHETEGVSAAEVVLTKLHAGGKFENSAYKVSGGLHGVGVSCVNALSEKLELEIKRGGKVYQQSYRRGVPQAPLKEVGVTENRGTKVWFLPDKEIFETTEFSFDILSQRLRELSFLNRGVKIVVKDDRTEKEHVFEYKGGLMSFVEFLNQRKQPVHEKIISFIAEKDKVVVEVALQWNDAYNETVFSFANNINTAEGGTHLSGFRSALTRCINAYADQHNLLKGLEEKPSGEDIREGLTAVVSVKLPNPQFEGQTKGKLGNSEVEGLVKQIMNDKFSAYLDANPGDAKRIVFKVIDAARAREAARKARNLVRRKGALDSNALPGKLADCQEKDPALSELYIVEGDSAGGSAKQGRDRKNQAILPLKGKILNVEKARFDKMLSSEEIRVLITALGAGIGEEDYNIEKLRYHNIIIMTDADVDGAHIRTLLLTFFYRQMPQIIERGYLYIAQPPLYKIKKGKTEQYLKDDKQYQAFLIAQGTDNMVVSGKNKNVTGEGLKDLIRKLVVHGQIMTRAEKFGDPRVIEALVRGSEIRKETFSTPSELKSQQAVMDNYLKTMFTDMGSFDIEEQDDPEHSAKRLIYKTTYHGVMKRTVLDTSFLVTAEIHEVKKLEKEFREILGDGPYTIQNGDKKEIAKRLEDVRTAVFEEGKKGMNIQRYKGLGEMNPSQLWETTMDPTVRTLLQVKVEDAVECDQIFTVLMGDQVEPRRDFIEKNALNVRNLDI is encoded by the coding sequence ATGACGCAAACAGCTCAAGATTATAACGCATCTTCCATTAAAATTTTAGAGGGCCTTGATGCCGTGCGCAAACGGCCCGCCATGTATATTGGTTCTACCAGCGGGCGTGGTTTGCATCATTTAGTTTATGAGGTGGTGGATAACAGTATTGATGAGGCGTTGGCCGGCTTTTGTAATGAGGTGAGCGTTACTATTCATATTGATGGGGCCATTACGGTAGAAGATAACGGTCGTGGTATTCCGGTAGATATTCATGAAACCGAAGGAGTATCGGCCGCTGAGGTGGTGCTTACAAAGCTGCATGCTGGTGGTAAATTTGAAAACTCGGCTTACAAAGTATCGGGTGGGCTGCATGGTGTGGGCGTATCCTGTGTGAATGCACTTTCCGAAAAACTAGAGCTCGAAATCAAGCGCGGTGGTAAAGTGTATCAGCAATCGTACCGTCGTGGGGTGCCTCAGGCCCCTCTTAAAGAGGTAGGAGTAACAGAAAACCGTGGCACTAAAGTTTGGTTTTTGCCCGATAAAGAAATTTTTGAAACTACCGAATTTAGTTTTGATATTCTTTCGCAGCGTTTGCGCGAACTCTCGTTTTTAAATCGTGGAGTAAAAATTGTAGTAAAAGACGACCGTACCGAAAAAGAACATGTGTTTGAATATAAGGGCGGGTTGATGAGCTTTGTGGAGTTTTTAAACCAGCGCAAACAACCCGTGCACGAAAAAATTATCTCGTTTATTGCCGAAAAAGACAAAGTAGTGGTGGAAGTGGCACTTCAGTGGAACGATGCTTATAATGAAACCGTCTTTTCATTTGCCAACAACATCAATACGGCTGAGGGCGGTACGCACCTTTCCGGATTTCGATCGGCGTTAACTCGTTGTATCAATGCCTATGCCGATCAACATAATCTTTTAAAAGGACTCGAGGAAAAGCCAAGCGGTGAGGATATACGCGAAGGCTTAACGGCTGTTGTGAGCGTTAAATTACCTAATCCCCAATTTGAAGGCCAAACCAAAGGTAAATTGGGTAATTCCGAAGTTGAAGGTTTGGTCAAGCAAATCATGAACGATAAGTTTTCGGCTTATCTGGATGCAAATCCTGGCGATGCCAAGCGTATTGTATTTAAAGTAATTGATGCCGCCCGTGCTCGTGAAGCGGCTCGTAAGGCTCGTAATTTGGTGCGTCGTAAAGGAGCTCTCGATTCTAACGCACTTCCTGGTAAACTGGCCGATTGTCAGGAAAAAGATCCGGCACTTTCCGAATTATACATAGTGGAAGGGGATTCGGCCGGTGGATCTGCCAAACAAGGCCGTGACCGTAAAAATCAGGCTATCTTGCCTTTAAAAGGTAAAATTCTAAACGTAGAAAAAGCGCGTTTTGACAAAATGCTTTCCTCCGAAGAAATTCGTGTTCTTATTACGGCTTTGGGTGCAGGTATTGGTGAGGAAGATTATAATATTGAAAAACTGCGTTATCATAACATCATCATCATGACCGATGCCGATGTGGACGGGGCTCATATCCGTACGCTTCTCCTTACTTTCTTTTATCGTCAAATGCCGCAGATTATCGAGCGTGGCTATTTATATATTGCGCAACCTCCTCTTTATAAAATCAAAAAAGGGAAAACCGAACAGTATTTAAAAGACGATAAACAGTATCAAGCTTTTCTTATTGCCCAGGGTACCGATAACATGGTGGTGAGTGGAAAAAATAAAAATGTAACGGGCGAAGGTCTTAAAGATTTAATCCGCAAGCTGGTAGTGCATGGCCAAATTATGACGCGCGCCGAAAAATTTGGTGACCCACGCGTGATAGAAGCCCTTGTACGTGGTAGTGAAATTCGCAAGGAAACTTTTTCTACCCCTAGCGAACTAAAAAGCCAACAAGCGGTGATGGACAATTATCTGAAAACCATGTTTACCGATATGGGTTCGTTTGATATTGAAGAACAAGACGATCCCGAGCATTCGGCCAAAAGACTTATTTATAAAACAACCTATCATGGTGTGATGAAACGCACCGTTTTAGATACATCCTTTTTGGTAACAGCCGAAATTCACGAAGTAAAAAAACTGGAAAAAGAATTCCGCGAAATTTTGGGTGATGGCCCATACACCATTCAAAATGGTGATAAAAAAGAAATAGCCAAGCGTTTGGAAGATGTTCGCACAGCTGTATTTGAAGAAGGTAAAAAAGGAATGAACATCCAGCGTTACAAAGGATTGGGCGAAATGAACCCGTCTCAATTATGGGAAACTACCATGGATCCTACCGTGCGTACGCTTCTGCAGGTAAAAGTTGAAGATGCTGTAGAATGTGATCAAATCTTTACGGTGCTTATGGGTGATCAGGTAGAACCCCGCCGCGATTTTATCGAAAAGAACGCTCTTAATGTGCGGAATTTGGATATCTAA
- the ybgF gene encoding tol-pal system protein YbgF, which yields MKKIFTFFLLGVFGFFSITAQAKGESTEDQVAELTRVLDAQSKNLATAMNQLQEVLAQFQKLNGMVDQNSYTITNQQNIIKDNQRRLEVLEDKNHLLVTQLEELKKAGLLPTTAVKSLKEFQTYQQGLGLLNNDNYQGALTALKTFIADNPKSPYVENAQYWVGESLFAMKDFPKAVSEFQRVIKDFPKGSKVAPSLLKQGMSFFEMQSFDDSKAFLNKLITQFPQSNEAIQAQGVIASIDRVLEERAKEAVEKKISAL from the coding sequence ATGAAAAAAATTTTTACTTTTTTTCTTTTGGGTGTTTTTGGTTTTTTTTCAATAACGGCGCAGGCCAAAGGAGAAAGCACCGAAGACCAAGTAGCCGAGTTAACGCGTGTGCTGGACGCACAATCTAAAAATTTGGCAACAGCTATGAATCAATTGCAGGAAGTATTGGCCCAATTTCAAAAATTAAACGGCATGGTTGATCAAAATAGTTATACCATCACCAATCAGCAAAACATTATTAAAGACAATCAGCGTCGATTAGAAGTGCTGGAAGATAAAAACCATCTTCTTGTAACACAATTGGAAGAATTGAAAAAAGCGGGATTATTGCCAACCACAGCTGTAAAAAGTTTAAAAGAATTTCAGACTTATCAGCAAGGTTTGGGACTTTTAAATAATGACAATTATCAAGGTGCTCTTACGGCTCTTAAAACCTTTATTGCCGATAATCCCAAAAGTCCTTATGTGGAAAACGCCCAATATTGGGTGGGTGAAAGTTTATTTGCCATGAAAGATTTTCCAAAAGCGGTTAGTGAATTTCAACGTGTGATTAAGGATTTTCCAAAAGGCTCTAAAGTAGCTCCTTCTTTGCTTAAGCAAGGGATGTCATTTTTTGAAATGCAATCGTTTGATGATTCCAAAGCTTTTTTAAACAAACTCATTACCCAATTTCCTCAATCTAACGAAGCCATTCAGGCTCAGGGTGTAATTGCTTCTATTGACCGTGTGTTGGAAGAACGGGCTAAAGAAGCCGTTGAAAAGAAAATATCCGCACTGTAA
- the pal gene encoding peptidoglycan-associated lipoprotein Pal, producing the protein MKNFLKITLVVLVGFAGVACQAKKSPESSGGYAPSSVAGLKTVYYDYDDSTIRSDQVSVLDNNASVLKGGNKSVTVEGHCDERGTNEYNLALGDRRARSAKNYLINRGVDPSSLNVVSFGEEKPACSEHDESCWWQNRRAEFVKF; encoded by the coding sequence ATGAAAAATTTTTTGAAAATTACTTTGGTTGTTTTGGTTGGGTTTGCAGGAGTGGCATGCCAAGCCAAAAAAAGTCCCGAATCGTCTGGTGGTTATGCCCCTAGTTCTGTTGCCGGACTTAAAACAGTTTATTATGATTATGATGATTCTACTATCCGTTCCGATCAAGTATCGGTGCTCGATAATAATGCTTCTGTTTTAAAAGGTGGCAATAAATCGGTAACGGTAGAAGGTCATTGCGATGAGCGGGGCACCAACGAATACAATTTGGCCCTAGGTGATAGACGTGCCCGTTCGGCAAAAAACTATCTCATCAATCGCGGTGTGGATCCCTCTTCACTCAATGTTGTGAGTTTTGGTGAAGAAAAGCCGGCATGTAGTGAACACGACGAATCGTGCTGGTGGCAAAATCGCCGGGCAGAATTTGTAAAGTTTTAA
- the tsaD gene encoding tRNA (adenosine(37)-N6)-threonylcarbamoyltransferase complex transferase subunit TsaD, whose amino-acid sequence MQDSIILGFDTSCDETSVAILKNGKEVLANVISSQIKQHAPFGGVVPELASRSHLENLDTVVDTALQKAGLKLSDITGIAVTASPGLIGCLLVGLSYAKSLAYTLGIPLTLVHHLKGHLFSPFLEFPEVFPFIGLVVSGGHTALYKVKDFETVESIGETVDDAAGEAYDKVAKLLNLGYPGGPVVDKLAQKGNDQKFKFTRARVKRGKNFFSFSGLKTQVLKVVMENNRKDVVSTNPSEDPFIVDLCASFQREVAETLVEKVAMVAQETGICNVLVSGGVAVNSRLRRNMTDLAQQQNLNIHLPKPINCTDNGAMIAYVGHHQLLKNSKTSLDANAYATRPLW is encoded by the coding sequence ATGCAAGATAGCATCATTTTAGGTTTTGATACCTCGTGTGACGAAACATCGGTTGCCATTTTAAAAAATGGTAAAGAAGTTTTAGCCAATGTTATTTCCTCGCAAATTAAACAGCATGCTCCCTTTGGTGGTGTAGTGCCCGAGCTTGCTTCGCGTTCTCATCTTGAAAATTTGGATACCGTGGTGGATACAGCCTTACAAAAGGCAGGGTTAAAGTTATCTGATATTACCGGTATTGCTGTTACTGCATCGCCTGGCCTTATTGGTTGTTTGCTGGTTGGTTTGTCGTATGCAAAGTCGCTTGCTTATACTTTGGGAATCCCACTTACTCTGGTGCATCATTTAAAGGGACACTTATTTAGTCCATTTTTAGAATTTCCTGAAGTATTTCCATTTATTGGTCTTGTGGTGTCTGGCGGACATACAGCACTTTATAAGGTAAAAGATTTTGAAACGGTAGAAAGTATTGGCGAAACAGTAGATGATGCAGCCGGCGAAGCTTACGATAAAGTAGCCAAATTATTAAACCTGGGTTACCCAGGCGGTCCTGTAGTAGATAAGCTTGCTCAAAAGGGAAATGATCAAAAATTTAAATTTACGCGTGCCCGGGTAAAGAGAGGAAAAAACTTTTTTAGTTTTAGCGGTCTTAAAACTCAGGTTCTTAAGGTTGTGATGGAGAATAACCGCAAAGATGTGGTGTCTACAAACCCCTCCGAAGACCCCTTTATTGTAGATTTATGTGCCTCATTTCAACGTGAAGTGGCAGAAACATTAGTTGAAAAAGTAGCTATGGTGGCGCAAGAAACAGGCATTTGTAACGTTTTGGTATCGGGTGGCGTGGCTGTTAATTCACGCTTGCGTCGTAACATGACCGATTTGGCACAACAACAAAACCTTAACATTCATCTTCCTAAGCCCATTAATTGTACCGATAATGGCGCCATGATTGCTTATGTAGGCCATCACCAATTGTTAAAAAACAGCAAAACATCTCTTGATGCCAATGCTTATGCAACACGCCCTTTGTGGTAA